Proteins from a single region of Sesamum indicum cultivar Zhongzhi No. 13 linkage group LG5, S_indicum_v1.0, whole genome shotgun sequence:
- the LOC105161803 gene encoding E3 ubiquitin-protein ligase PUB24: MENIEVPEYFICPISLQIMKDPVTAVSGITYDRESIENWLFKSHNTICPVTKQGLSRQADLTPNHTLRRLIQAWCSLNAAQGVELIPSSDPPRIKIPIAKLIRDLYLPNLRIETLRELEALALESERSRVYLVEAGLANALVSFIISRYKTGETNGLEEALRLLYTVLAPLSQSTGPVTETGEIVDSLMWVFGCDNKVVRSHAAFALKVVVHKANPGMLERLKPEFFRRISHYLREAAGNSSKLETNSLLHVLLEGCPSGRNRAAMVESGTVFDLIEVELRGPEKKTTELVLGILYHLCSSADGRAQLLSHAAGVAVVTRRILKVSPTADDRAVLIIGLVSKYSGTSGVLQEMLRVGTVAKLCTVMQANCASHLKEKAREILRAHSDVWKDSPCIEVATLTRCTR; encoded by the coding sequence ATGGAGAATATCGAAGTTCCTGAGTACTTCATCTGTCCAATTTCTCTTCAAATCATGAAAGATCCAGTGACAGCCGTGTCCGGGATCACATACGACAGGGAGAGCATCGAAAACTGGCTATTCAAGAGCCACAACACGATTTGCCCCGTCACCAAGCAGGGCCTGTCGAGACAGGCAGACTTGACACCGAACCACACCTTGCGTCGATTAATCCAGGCCTGGTGCAGTCTCAATGCAGCTCAAGGGGTCGAGCTGATCCCCAGCTCCGACCCCCCTCGCATAAAGATTCCTATCGCCAAATTGATAAGGGATCTCTATCTGCCCAACCTGCGGATCGAGACGCTGAGAGAATTGGAAGCTCTTGCGCTGGAGAGCGAGAGAAGTAGGGTTTATTTAGTCGAGGCTGGCCTAGCTAATGCGCTGGTATCGTTTATCATATCACGTTATAAAACAGGCGAAACGAATGGCCTGGAAGAAGCTCTCCGTCTCCTCTACACCGTTCTTGCCCCGTTGAGTCAATCCACGGGGCCCGTAACTGAAACCGGCGAAATCGTCGATTCTTTGATGTGGGTCTTCGGGTGTGATAACAAAGTAGTGAGATCCCACGCAGCATTTGCACTGAAAGTCGTAGTCCACAAGGCGAATCCAGGCATGCTGGAGAGACTGAAACCTGAATTTTTCAGGAGGATTTCGCATTATCTACGCGAAGCTGCAGGCAACAGCTCTAAACTAGAAACAAACTCCCTGCTGCACGTTCTGCTGGAAGGCTGTCCGTCGGGGAGGAATCGGGCGGCGATGGTGGAATCAGGGACCGTTTTTGATCTGATCGAGGTGGAGCTTAGAGGCCCGGAGAAGAAAACCACAGAACTGGTGTTGGGAATATTATACCACTTATGTTCAAGCGCAGATGGAAGGGCTCAGCTTCTCAGCCACGCCGCCGGGGTTGCGGTGGTGACGAGGCGGATCCTGAAGGTTTCTCCTACTGCGGATGATAGAGCGGTGCTGATCATTGGGTTGGTATCGAAGTACTCAGGGACAAGTGGGGTGCTTCAGGAAATGTTGAGAGTTGGAACTGTGGCAAAGCTGTGTACGGTGATGCAAGCGAATTGTGCCTCGCATCTGAAGGAGAAAGCTAGAGAAATTCTTAGAGCACACTCTGATGTGTGGAAAGATTCTCCTTGTATCGAAGTTGCTACCTTAACAAGGTGTACTAGGTGA